Genomic window (Planctomycetota bacterium):
CGGCTCCGTCGATCTCCACAGCCTCCAGGCGAACGCGAGCGGCGCTTTCATCAGATCCCCCACTGTTCGGGCGTCGCCGGGGGGCGCGCCGCGTCCTTGACCGTCTGCGAGCGGGCCTGCCGGGCGGCCATCTTGGCGCGGGCGCGCTCGGCCCGGGCCTGGATGTCTTCCACGGAGGGCAGGCTCATGAGGACCTCGTCGGGGATGTCGAGCTCCTTGCCCAGCTCCTTGAGGCAGCGCTTGCGCTCCAGAAGCGCCCGGGATTCGTCGCGCTCCGTGGAGAAGCGTTTGCGGGCCTCGCGGGTGCGGTTGCGGAGCGCCGCGTAGAGGTCCCCTCCCAGAAGCGCCGAAATGTCCACCTTCATCGCCTCGCGCTTCACGTCCTCGGGCCGCACGGCGTCCCCGTTGATCGGGCCGCTCTTGTACTTGGGAAACATGATCGCCGCCTCGGGGCACACCCGCGAACAGGCGGGGCAATCCGTCTTGCAATGGTCGGGGTGCTGCACCCGGATCGTCTGCCGCTCGTCCACGCCGTAGACTTCGAACAGGCAGAAGGTCAGGCACTGCATGCAGTTCGTGCAGCGCTCGTAGTCGATGACCGGGAACCAGGGCTTCCAGGCGCCCAGCCGGCGGGCGCCGGCGGCCTCCCGGACCTCGCGGGCGGCGGCGACCGGGTCGGCCGCCCCCAGGTCCCGGACGAAGAGGCGGGGTTCCTCGGACGCCGGAGGAGGACCGTCGAAACGTCCGAGAAGAAGAACCGGCGCGCCGTCCGGAG
Coding sequences:
- a CDS encoding ferredoxin family protein, with amino-acid sequence MNATEGRNLRVVLYEGPGGAPLEPAERFRLVQGLLQEGFEVARPADGAAVSPPDGAPVLLLGRFDGPPPASEEPRLFVRDLGAADPVAAAREVREAAGARRLGAWKPWFPVIDYERCTNCMQCLTFCLFEVYGVDERQTIRVQHPDHCKTDCPACSRVCPEAAIMFPKYKSGPINGDAVRPEDVKREAMKVDISALLGGDLYAALRNRTREARKRFSTERDESRALLERKRCLKELGKELDIPDEVLMSLPSVEDIQARAERARAKMAARQARSQTVKDAARPPATPEQWGI